One genomic region from Salvia hispanica cultivar TCC Black 2014 chromosome 2, UniMelb_Shisp_WGS_1.0, whole genome shotgun sequence encodes:
- the LOC125206504 gene encoding uncharacterized protein LOC125206504 produces MGYYLADGIYPQWPVFLKTIRCPLGDRRRYFARAQESARKDVERAFGVLQSRFALVKGPTRFFYQGDIADIMYACIIMHNMIIEDEHEGVLDVTNDPSVASSSHGVSTESARQGVPHNEHERFQAFMDIHQKEAHQALQHDIIEELWAGPTLRAVEWEPPLSHRQALIVTVNSGERRDVS; encoded by the exons ATGGGGTACTACCTGGCTGACGGCATCTATCCGCAATGGCCCGTGTTtctgaagacgatcagatgccCACTCGGAGATAGAAGAAGGTATTTTGCCCGAGCGCAAGAGTctgcgcgcaaggatgtggagagggcatttggggtgctccaatcgcgatTTGCACTGGTAAAGGGTCCGACGCGCTTTTTCTACCAGGGGGATATTGCCGatatcatgtatgcgtgcatcatcatgcataacatgatcatcGAAGATGAACACGAAGGCGTCCTCGACGTCACCAACGACCCAAGTGTTGCATCATCGAGTCACGGTGTCTCAACCGAGTCCGCCCGCCAGGGTGTACCGCACAACGAACATGAACGGTTCCAGGCGTTCATGGACATACACCAGAAGGAGGCCCATCAAGCACTACAACacgatatcatcgaagaattgtgg GCGGGGCCCACGCTGAGAGCCGTCGAATGGGAGCCGCCGTTAAGTCACCGTCAGGCATTGATTGTGACAGTGAATTCAGGGGAACGGCGCGACGTTAGCTGA